Part of the uncultured Fibrobacter sp. genome is shown below.
CGCCTCAGGTCCCCCCATTACTACGAAAGCATCTAGGCGCCCCCACGGGAGCCCCATAGCGTAATTATTCCGCAGGGAGAATGATCTCGATGTGGCTTGTGCTCACATTCAAGAAATGCGTCCTGAACAGGTCGCGTTCGGAACGGTCGCTGACCTTCACCTGCGTCACGGCGATGAAGTCCTTGTTTTCGCGGATATAGTCCGTAAGGCGTTCGTCACGGAGCGTGTCGATTTCGCCGGTGATAATAAAACTGTCTGTCCATATTTTTACGAGCATGACGTAAATATAAAGATTTTTCCTTCCTGAACAGCCCCCTGCGAGCACGAAATGCATATTTATCGCATTTTTTTGTTGCCGAATGAAATTTTGAAAGTAGATTCAAGTTAAATATCATAAAAAGAGGTTTATCATGGCTACAAAGACTGTTAAGAAGAAAACCAAGTGCGACATAGATACGGCAACCCCGAAAATGGCTTATTACGATTCGAAGTTCATCGAAAGCGACGCCGGCAGGACCATCCGTATCCTTTCTGAATTTTTTGAACCCCAGCAGATTTTCGAGGACGAAGAAATCAAGAACGCCATCGTGTTCTTCGGTTCTGCAAGGACGCTCCCGCCTGCCGAAATCAAGAAACTCCGCAAGAACTGCAAAGACAAGAAGGAACTCGACCGTCTCGACCGCCTCGAAAAGGTGGCCCAGTCCTACGACGACGCCCGCGAACTCGCCGGACGCCTCGGCAAGTGGGCCAACAACCGCCGCAAGGGCTACGCCATCATGACCGGTGGCGGCCCCGGCATCATGGAAGCGGGCAACCGCGGCGCAAACGATGTGGGAACGCCCTCCATCGGCCTCAACATCAAGCTCCCGTTCGAACAGCATCCGAACCCCTACATCGACAATGGACTGAGCCTGCAATTCCGCTACTTCTTCATCCGCAAGTACTGGTTCCTCCGCAAGGCCCGCACCCTCGTCGTGTTCCCGGGCGGCTTCGGCACCTTCGACGAAATGTTCGAAATGCTCACGCTCATCCAGACCGACAAATACGCCCAGCAGCTCCCCGTGGTCATCTTCGATTCCAAGTTCTGGAAAAAGGTGGTGAACTGGGAATACCTCGCCGAGGCTGGCATGATCAACAAAGAAGACCTCAAGCTCTTCAAGTTCTGCGACACCGTCGACGAAGCCTACGACTTCATCACCGGAACGCTCGACAAACAAGAAGAAGAGTGGACCATGTTCAACGGGAACCGTAACGGCAAGAAAAAGTAACCTTTCCCAAGAAATCATTCCAAAGCGCCCGGCCACACGGGCGTTTTTTAATATATATTCCTTTATATGAACGAAAACGTGAAAAGCCTCGTCAAGAAACTCAAGATTCACCACTACGTCGTGTTTGCGGCAATCATCGCCATAGGCATATTCAACGCAGTGACGATATACTCCCCCATTATCCAGCAGAGCCAACGCGAAGACCGCATCGCCGAGAGTTTCAACACATGGTGGGAAGAAGAAGGCGCACCAAAGTTCATGGCGATAGGGCTCAAAGCCGACGAAAAAACGCGAGCCGAAGAATTCGAGCAGTATCGCGACCGCTACCTGCAGCAGAACCACACCTACATCATCGAAGACCGCATCGCCGAAATGCGTCAGGAATTCCGGACGTGGTGGGAAATTGGCGGTGGCAAGGAAGAATACGCAAAAGACCACAAAGTCTACCCGAACGAGCGGATTTTCGAACAGGAATGTTACAAGTGGATTAAGAAATATACCGACAAGCACGCACGCTACGCCATGGCCTTTGTTCCCAAAGACGCCGAATACGAGAGGCTCCTTACCTCCTGGATTCTCACTCCGGGCATGTTGAACTACGCCATATTTGCGATATTCTTCTTGTTCGCCTACGTGCAACTTTCCAGGCGCTGGGGCGTCGCCGTCACTCTCGGTTGCTTCGCAGGAGCTGTCTTAGTCGGCGGTATCGGAGTTGTCCTTTGTACGTCAACGAGTTTCTTTGACCACTTTGTAGGCGATCGGTACATGGGAGCAAGCATCGCGCTCGCCTTCATGTTGGGCGCAACGAGTTTCGGACTCACAAAAGACGCAGTCCCTGGCACCGTGCGCGCGGTGGCCATCATCGGAGCCGTCATCGACCTCATCGCAAACGCACTCGGCTACGGAGGCATTTACGGTGCCGTCGCCCTGACTTCGATTGCAACTTTCGCCCTCGGGGCCGTCGCCGGATTAAAAATCCCCAACCGCAAAATTAGCCACGAAGAGCGGAAGGCGAACGCCCTCGAAGAACGCATCCGCAAGACCGCATCGAACAATCCTATCGCCATGCGCAAGGCAAAGACACGTGCCCTTATCAAGGACGGGCTGCAAGAAGCGAACGAAGCCCGCTACGAAAAGGCCCAGCAAATCCTGACCCAGGCAATGTCCTCGCTCCTGCAAGAATACCCCATCGACACGGCAACAGCAAAAGACCTCACCGAACGCATGACCAGCCCGAACATGTACATCAGCGTCCCCAGCGTGCAGTGGCTAGAATGGGGCGAAACAGCCAAGGGCAAAAACAGCGCCGAAATCGCGCTCATGCTACTCGAAAAAGGGCTTTCGATGGAGAAAAACGAAAAGCTCGCCCGCAGGGCTCTTTTCAACATCGGAGAAATCAGGGTGGCCAAGGGGCTGGACCGCGAAGAGGGTCTGCGCCGCCTCAATCAGGTACTCAGCCTCGGCGAAGGGGACGCCCTCGCCATCCAGGCAAAGCGGCTTATCGAACTCGCTTCCAAGAAGCAAGGCTAAAAAGCCTACTTCTCGTTCGCCAAGTAAGCGCGCCAAGTTGTCGCAAGCAACGTTTCCAAATCGCTGTACTGCGCCTTCCAGCCAAGAACTTCGTGAGCCTTCTTGGGGTTGGCCACGAGTGTCGCAGGGTCGCCCGGGCGGCGTTCCACAATGCGGTACGGGCACTTGCGACCGCTCACCTTCTCTGCCATGTGGATCACGTCGAGCACGGAACTCCCCTGCTGCACGCCGAGGTTTACAATCAAGCTCTTGTTGTTCTTCTGCAAGTAATCGAACGCCATCCCGTGACCGATTGCAAGGTCGTTCACGTGGATATAATCGCGCACGCCCGTGCCATCGGGCGTATCGTAGTCGTTACCGAACACGAGCAGTTCCTTGCGCTTGCCGAGCAAGGCTTCCATCACCACCGGAATCAGGTTCGCCGGGTTCTTTTCGAGCCCGTTGATACGCCCCTTCACGTCGTAGCCAGCGGCATTGAAATAGCGCAAGGCAGCGAACTTAATACCACGCAGCTGGTCGTACCACTTGAGGAACCCTTCGATAGCGAGCTTGGTGTAGCCGTAATAATTCTCAGGGTTTGTCGGGTGGTTTTCATCAACTGGCTGATACTGCGGGGACCCGTAAGTCGCAGCAGAACTCGAGAACACAAAATACTTGACTCCAGCAGCAGATGCCGCGTTCAGGATATTGATGGACCCTGTGATATTGTTGACGCTGTACTTTTCGGGATTGAGCATCGATTCGCCCGCAGCCTTGAAAGCGGCCAAGTGGACCAATCCTTCCGGCTTGAAGTCTTTGAGGAATTTTTCAATCTCGTCGGGATGGAGAATGTCGCCCTTCACAAAGCCCGCTTCCGGGAAAAGGTTCTGTTCCAAGCCACTCGAAAGATTGTCAAACACACAAACTTCATGACCACGGTCCAAAAGTTCACGCACCGTATGCGAACCAATATACCCAGCACCACCAATAACAGCAATTTTCATAACAAAGTCCTCTTTATAAATCTACTTTTCCACCGAAATCAATTCGGGGTTTCCGCGTCCGGGGAGCGGACGGAATATTTTTACGTTAGCCTGCACCGCAGGGCCACCGAAAGCCTTCATTTCGCAGACGAAAAGGAAATTCGTCCCCGCCACCACCTGCGTAGAAACGCTCAGCGGTTTCAAGCCCAAGTAGGCATAATCCTTTGTCGCCTCGGCAAACACGGCGGAATCTTCGGCCACAAGCGGGCGCTGCTCGGAGTAGCCGCCCATGAGCATTTCGTCGGTCTTGCCCGATGCAAGGTCTGCAAAGAACGACTCGACTTCGGCCTTCGCCTTTTCGATACCGCCTTCGGCATTGATGCGCTTGTTGGTGATTCCGTAAGCAAGCGTCACGTTGGCCTGCGGTTCAAGTTCCTTGAGTTCTGCGGCACTCGCCTTGCGACCACCGCTGCCAAAAGTACAGAACGGGACAACCACCTTACCGCTCAAATCATTGGAATCGAGGAAGGTGTATATCGGCGGAGTGAACGAGCCGAACATGATAGGATAACCCAAGAAAACCGTATCGTACTGGGCAAGGTCAATTTTTGCATTCACGAGAGCAGGCCATTGCTTGGATTGGCGCTGCGCACCTACCTTGGCAATCGTGCTGTCGTAAGTAGACGGGTAAGGCTCCACAAGTTTGAGTTCGATAACATCGGCATTCCTCGCCTCTTTGAAAATGCCCGCCAGCTTTGCAGTCGAGCCCGTCTGCGAGAAGAACACCACCACCGACTTTGCAGAGGCTATCGGTTCTTGCGCCTCAGGCAATGCTTCCGCACGCTTCTTGGACTGGTCACCCTGCCCGTCGCAGGCAGTGAACATCGTCGCGGCAGCAACCGCAGATGCAGCAATAACCCATTTCAGTTTACAAGGCATAACAACCTCCTGTAATATTTCCATCTAAAAGATAGCCATACTTGCCATGGCAAGTCCAGCCTACATCAAGGAATTCACTTCTTCTGCCGTCAAGAAGCGCCACCCCCCATTACCCAGCGTATCATCTAGAGCCACAGGACCAATGGATTCGCGTTTAAGTGTTTCCACATGGTTCCCGACAGCAGCAAACATGCGGCGCACCTGATGGTACAACCCTTCACCAATACTCACGACGACAGAATCCCCATCGCGTTCAATCGCACGGGCAACAACCTCGCGGCGTTCCCCCTTGAGCATCACGCCCTTCAGGAGTTCCGCTTCTTGTTCTGCCGTAAACGGGCGAGCAAGCGTCACGCGGTATTTCTTCAAGAATCCCTTCTTGGGGCTTTCGACCCTATGGATAAAATCGCCCTGGTTCGAGAGCAGCAACAATCCGGTAGAATCCGCATCCAGGCGGCCCACCGTCTGGATACCCATTGCCGTAAAACGGTCGGGCACAAGTTCAAAGACCGAGCGGTGGTCACGGGCGTTATGGCTACATTCCACATCGAGCGGTTTATCGAGCATCACGTACAACTTTTCTTCTGTCGTCACTTCTTCGCCATTCACGGTAATGCAAGCGGGCCTTTCCGCAAACTCCATGAACGGGTCTTCTACAACCTGGCCGTCCAATTCCACGAGCCCCATGCGCACAAGCGCACGCGCTTCTTTGCGGGAACCGAAACCAATCGACGAGAGCAGGCGATCCAAAGTCAAAGCAGGCATTATTCCTCCACCATCCAGCCGACAATCTTTTTACGGACAAAACCAAGTTCCGGCAGTTCACCCGTCTTGAGCACATGCGCACGGCGACGCCAGAACGACAAGAAAAGAACTGCAACATAAAACACGGCGGCAAACAACAGGAAAAACACACGGCAAAGGTTCGTCTTCGCATGGATCGTCCCTGCAGTACACAAATCCTTGTCGCGACACCAATCCATACGGATGTCCCACGATTCCAAATATGGGAAACCTTTCATCACGGCATTTACTGCAGCCCCGTAACCCATCGTAACATAATCCGCACGGATTCCCTCAACATAGCAGTTTTCGAACCGGATATTGAACAACTTAAAAATGATTCCAAGCAAGCTCTTCACGTAGCGAAATGCACAGCTATCCAATTCCGGCGTGAGAAGTATCGTCCAGAATTCCGCCTCTGTCAGTTTGCGCTTTTCTTTTTTCTCGGGGGCCGGTTCTGGGGCATCATGATTTGAAGCCGTTTCTACAGGTGCAGCTTTTACAGATTCTATTTTAACAGGTTCGGTCTTTACAGGTTCCGCTTCTTTCGGTTCCATCCTGGCTTGTGCCTTGATCTCCGCCAGTTTATTTTCCACAGCAGGAG
Proteins encoded:
- a CDS encoding LOG family protein, with product MATKTVKKKTKCDIDTATPKMAYYDSKFIESDAGRTIRILSEFFEPQQIFEDEEIKNAIVFFGSARTLPPAEIKKLRKNCKDKKELDRLDRLEKVAQSYDDARELAGRLGKWANNRRKGYAIMTGGGPGIMEAGNRGANDVGTPSIGLNIKLPFEQHPNPYIDNGLSLQFRYFFIRKYWFLRKARTLVVFPGGFGTFDEMFEMLTLIQTDKYAQQLPVVIFDSKFWKKVVNWEYLAEAGMINKEDLKLFKFCDTVDEAYDFITGTLDKQEEEWTMFNGNRNGKKK
- the galE gene encoding UDP-glucose 4-epimerase GalE; amino-acid sequence: MKIAVIGGAGYIGSHTVRELLDRGHEVCVFDNLSSGLEQNLFPEAGFVKGDILHPDEIEKFLKDFKPEGLVHLAAFKAAGESMLNPEKYSVNNITGSINILNAASAAGVKYFVFSSSAATYGSPQYQPVDENHPTNPENYYGYTKLAIEGFLKWYDQLRGIKFAALRYFNAAGYDVKGRINGLEKNPANLIPVVMEALLGKRKELLVFGNDYDTPDGTGVRDYIHVNDLAIGHGMAFDYLQKNNKSLIVNLGVQQGSSVLDVIHMAEKVSGRKCPYRIVERRPGDPATLVANPKKAHEVLGWKAQYSDLETLLATTWRAYLANEK
- a CDS encoding flavodoxin, with amino-acid sequence MPCKLKWVIAASAVAAATMFTACDGQGDQSKKRAEALPEAQEPIASAKSVVVFFSQTGSTAKLAGIFKEARNADVIELKLVEPYPSTYDSTIAKVGAQRQSKQWPALVNAKIDLAQYDTVFLGYPIMFGSFTPPIYTFLDSNDLSGKVVVPFCTFGSGGRKASAAELKELEPQANVTLAYGITNKRINAEGGIEKAKAEVESFFADLASGKTDEMLMGGYSEQRPLVAEDSAVFAEATKDYAYLGLKPLSVSTQVVAGTNFLFVCEMKAFGGPAVQANVKIFRPLPGRGNPELISVEK
- a CDS encoding pseudouridine synthase gives rise to the protein MPALTLDRLLSSIGFGSRKEARALVRMGLVELDGQVVEDPFMEFAERPACITVNGEEVTTEEKLYVMLDKPLDVECSHNARDHRSVFELVPDRFTAMGIQTVGRLDADSTGLLLLSNQGDFIHRVESPKKGFLKKYRVTLARPFTAEQEAELLKGVMLKGERREVVARAIERDGDSVVVSIGEGLYHQVRRMFAAVGNHVETLKRESIGPVALDDTLGNGGWRFLTAEEVNSLM